The nucleotide sequence CCCGAGTCGGCCAGGGGCAGCACGACCTTGATCCGCTGGTCGAGGCCGCGATCCGAGAAGTGCTCGAGCTCGGGCGCCGCCAGCGTGACCCGGACGAAGTTCGGGCTGAGCCTGGAGAGACGGCTCACCTGAACCCGGTAGGGTCGCTGGGTCGGCCGGGTTCGGGTGGAAGTTAGCACACCCTAACTATGGCATGCCTTACCTAACCTGCTGCAACCCGGCAGGTCACAGGTCGCTCGGAATCGAGACAAGCCGACTGGAGGTCTCCCACACCACCTCGGCCAGGATCCGATCCTTCGCCTGGGGCGCCTGTCGCCCGTACGGCTTCAGCTGATCGAAGTAGGTGCCGCTCGGCACGCCCACGGTGGTGGGGCCCGAGAGCGTCGCCAGGGGCACGGCGCCGGCGTCGGCGGAGATGCCGTAGCTGCCGCCGGTGAGCGTGTTCAGCACCCGCATCGACGCCGAGTCGCTGCCGAAGCTCGTCGACACGAAGCCGGGGTGGAACGCGTAGGCCTGGATGGGCGAGCGGGCCGCGAGCTGGCTGATGAACATGTTGGTCAGGAGCTTGCTGGTCCCGTAGGCGAGCCACCCACCGGCCCACGGGCGCTTGCGCCAGTTGAGATCGTCGAGACGGACTCGGCCGAAGAGGTTGGCCGTGCTCGACGTGGAGACGACGCGGCCTGCGCTCTCGACGATCCTCGGCAGCAGCAGCCGGGTGAGGAGGAACGGCGCGAGGTGGTTCGACTGCAGCGTGCGCTCGAAGCCGTCGGTCGTTTCGGAGCGGTGGCTCACGAGGCCGCCGGCGTTGTTCGCCAGGACGTCGATCCGCGGGTTCTCGTCGAGGAGGCGCTGCGCGAGGTCGCGGACCTCGTCGAGGCGGTCGAAGTCGGCCACGTGGGCGGTGCCGCCGATCCTGCTCGCCACCTCCTTGGTGCGCGCCGTGTTGCGGCCCACGACGACCACGTGCGCGCCGCCCTCGGCCAGCGTCGCGGCCGCCTTCGCGCCGATGCCGCTCGACGCACCCGTCATGATCACCGTGCGCAGATCGCTTGGCTGGTGCACTGCCTGCACGTCGTCGGTCACCGGTAGCCGCCCTTCTCGAGTCCCGCCTCGACTTCGAACCGGTTCGTGTGCGGGTCACGACCGGCGATGGCGTACAGGATCGGCATCAGCAGCCCGTACCGCTGCCACTGGCGCACGTGCACGGCCTCGTGCTCGAGCACGTCGTCGCCGTCGTTGTCGCGCGTCAGATAGACGCGACCCACCGTGGTCCCGCCGCGGCCGAACACCCACCGGGGGAGCCCGGTGCAGACGATGAGATCGCCGACGACCCGGATCCGGCCCGTGCTGAGCGGCGCGCCGATGACGAGCACCAGGGCCGTGGCGACGGCGCAGCCCGCCCGCGACACGGGGGAGTCGAGCAGGGGATTCTTCACGAGGGGCCTTCGTCGTGCGACAGGGACCCCTCGTGCTTACTCCGGTCGGCCGTATGCGTCCAGAAGACGCAGCCACACCTCGGTGACCGTGGGGTACGACGGGACCGCGTGCCAGAGGCGATCGATCGGCACCTCCGCCACGACGGCGACCGTCGCGGCGTGAAGGAGGTCGGAGACCTCGGGGCCGACGAACGTCGCGCCGACGAGCACCTTGCGCGACTCGTCGACGACGATGCGCGCCTGCCCCTTGTAAGTGTCGGACTTCAGGCTGGAGCCGGCCACCTGGGCCATGTCGTAGTCGACGACCTTCACGTCCATGCCCTGCTGCTCGGCCTGCGCCGCGGTCAGCCCGACGCTCGCGACCTCGGGGCTGGTGAAGGTGACCTGGGGGACGGCCGCGTGGTCGGCGGTCGCGACGTGGGCGCCCCACGGCTCGGCGTGGACCGGCTTGCCGAGCGCGCGGGCGGCGATGACCACGCCGGCGGCTCTTGCCTGGTACTTGCCCTGGTGGGTGAGGAGGGCGCGGTGGTTGACGTCGCCGACGGCGTAGAGCCAGTCGGTGCCCTCGACCAGGAGGGTGTCGTCGGTGTGGAGCCAGTCGCCGGGGGTGAGGCCGACGGTCTCGAGGCCGAGCGACTGCGTCCGCGGCACGCGGCCGGTCGCGACGAGGAGCTCGTCGGTG is from Frondihabitans australicus and encodes:
- a CDS encoding SDR family NAD(P)-dependent oxidoreductase produces the protein MTDDVQAVHQPSDLRTVIMTGASSGIGAKAAATLAEGGAHVVVVGRNTARTKEVASRIGGTAHVADFDRLDEVRDLAQRLLDENPRIDVLANNAGGLVSHRSETTDGFERTLQSNHLAPFLLTRLLLPRIVESAGRVVSTSSTANLFGRVRLDDLNWRKRPWAGGWLAYGTSKLLTNMFISQLAARSPIQAYAFHPGFVSTSFGSDSASMRVLNTLTGGSYGISADAGAVPLATLSGPTTVGVPSGTYFDQLKPYGRQAPQAKDRILAEVVWETSSRLVSIPSDL
- a CDS encoding Fe-S oxidoreductase: MKNPLLDSPVSRAGCAVATALVLVIGAPLSTGRIRVVGDLIVCTGLPRWVFGRGGTTVGRVYLTRDNDGDDVLEHEAVHVRQWQRYGLLMPILYAIAGRDPHTNRFEVEAGLEKGGYR